A window of Passer domesticus isolate bPasDom1 chromosome 18, bPasDom1.hap1, whole genome shotgun sequence contains these coding sequences:
- the FBXW2 gene encoding F-box/WD repeat-containing protein 2 isoform X3: MKQLKDHEAFETSSLIGHSARVYALYYKDGLLCTGSDDLSAKLWDVSTGQCIYGIQTHTCAAVKFDEQKLVTGSFDNTVACWEWSSGAKTQHFRGHTGAVFSVDYNDELDILVSGSADFTVKVWALSTGTCLNTLTGHTEWVTKVVLQKCKVKSLMHSPGDYILLSADKYEIKIWPIGREINCKCLRTLSVSEDRSISLQPRLHFDGKYIVCSSALGLYQWDFASYDILRVIRPPDFSNVSLLGFGEIFALLFDNRYLYIMDLRTEKLISRWPLPEYRKSKRGSSFLAGEMSWLNGLNGQNDTGLVFATSMPDHSIHLVLWKEHG, translated from the exons ATGAAGCAACTGAAGGACCACGAAGCCTTTGAGACATCCTCTTTAATTGGACACAGTGCCAGAGTATATGCACTTTACTATAAAGATGGACTTCTGTGTACAG GATCAGATGACTTGTCTGCAAAACTGTGGGATGTAAGCACAGGTCAGTGCATATATGGTATCCAGACACACACGTGTGCTGCAGTGAAGTTTGATGAACAGAAGCTTGTAACAGGATCTTTCGATAACACAGTAGCCTGTTGGGAATGGAGCTCTGGGGCAAAGACACAACATTTCAGAGGACATACTGGTGCAG TTTTTAGCGTGGATTACAATGATGAACTTGATATTCTGGTCAGTGGCTCTGCAGACTTCACTGTGAAAGTGTGGGCCTTATCAACAGGAACGTGCCTGAATACCCTTACTGGACACACAGAATGGGTCACTAAG GTCGTTTTGCAGAAATGCAAAGTAAAATCTCTTATGCATAGTCCTGGGGATTATATTCTCCTAAGTGCAGATAAGTATGAAATCAAG ATTTGGCCTATTGGAAGGGAAATAAACTGCAAATGCTTAAGAACATTGTCTGTTTCTGAAGACCGCAGCATCTCCCTACAGCCCAGGCTGCACTTTGATGGTAAATACATAGTGTGCAGTTCAGCACTAGGATTATACCAGTGGGACTTTGCCAGCTATGATATTCTCAG GGTTATCAGACCTCCAGACTTCTCAAATGTGTCGTTGCTGGGCTTTGGAGAGATATTTGCTCTACTGTTTGACAACAGATACCTGTACATAATGGACTTGAGGACAGAAAAACTGATAAGCCGCTGGCCTTTACCAGAATATAGAAAGTCAAAGAGAGGTTCAAGCTTCTTGGCTGGTGAAATGTCTTGGTTAAATGGACTAAATGGCCAAAATGATACGGGCTTGGTTTTTGCCACCAGTATGCCAGACCATAGTATCCATTTGGTGTTATGGAAAGAACATGGCTGA
- the FBXW2 gene encoding F-box/WD repeat-containing protein 2 isoform X1 gives MEKKDFEAWLDNISIAFLSLTDLQKNETLDHLISLSGAVQLRHLSNNLEILLKRDFLKLLPLELSFYLLKWLDPQTLLTCCLVSKQWNKVISACTEVWQTACKNLGWQIDDSVQDPLHWKKVYLKAILRMKQLKDHEAFETSSLIGHSARVYALYYKDGLLCTGSDDLSAKLWDVSTGQCIYGIQTHTCAAVKFDEQKLVTGSFDNTVACWEWSSGAKTQHFRGHTGAVFSVDYNDELDILVSGSADFTVKVWALSTGTCLNTLTGHTEWVTKVVLQKCKVKSLMHSPGDYILLSADKYEIKIWPIGREINCKCLRTLSVSEDRSISLQPRLHFDGKYIVCSSALGLYQWDFASYDILRVIRPPDFSNVSLLGFGEIFALLFDNRYLYIMDLRTEKLISRWPLPEYRKSKRGSSFLAGEMSWLNGLNGQNDTGLVFATSMPDHSIHLVLWKEHG, from the exons ATGGAGAAAAAGGACTTTGAAGCATGGCTTGATAACATTTCTATTGCATTTCTTTCTCTGACGGACTTGCAGAAAAATGAAACTCTGGATCACCTGATTAGCTTGAGTGGAGCAGTCCAGCTCAGGCACCTCTCCAATAATCTAGAGATTCTACTCAAGAGGGATTTCCTCAAACTTCTTCCATTGGAACTTAGTTTTTATCTGTTAAAATGGCTTGATCCGCAGACCTTACTCACATGTTGCCTCGTCTCTAAGCAGTGGAACAAGGTTATAAGTGCCTGTACAGAGGTGTGGCAGACTGCGTGTAAGAATTTGGGTTGGCAGATAGATGACTCTGTTCAGGATCCTCTACATTGGAAGAAGGTTTACCTAAAAGCTATTTTAAGGATGAAGCAACTGAAGGACCACGAAGCCTTTGAGACATCCTCTTTAATTGGACACAGTGCCAGAGTATATGCACTTTACTATAAAGATGGACTTCTGTGTACAG GATCAGATGACTTGTCTGCAAAACTGTGGGATGTAAGCACAGGTCAGTGCATATATGGTATCCAGACACACACGTGTGCTGCAGTGAAGTTTGATGAACAGAAGCTTGTAACAGGATCTTTCGATAACACAGTAGCCTGTTGGGAATGGAGCTCTGGGGCAAAGACACAACATTTCAGAGGACATACTGGTGCAG TTTTTAGCGTGGATTACAATGATGAACTTGATATTCTGGTCAGTGGCTCTGCAGACTTCACTGTGAAAGTGTGGGCCTTATCAACAGGAACGTGCCTGAATACCCTTACTGGACACACAGAATGGGTCACTAAG GTCGTTTTGCAGAAATGCAAAGTAAAATCTCTTATGCATAGTCCTGGGGATTATATTCTCCTAAGTGCAGATAAGTATGAAATCAAG ATTTGGCCTATTGGAAGGGAAATAAACTGCAAATGCTTAAGAACATTGTCTGTTTCTGAAGACCGCAGCATCTCCCTACAGCCCAGGCTGCACTTTGATGGTAAATACATAGTGTGCAGTTCAGCACTAGGATTATACCAGTGGGACTTTGCCAGCTATGATATTCTCAG GGTTATCAGACCTCCAGACTTCTCAAATGTGTCGTTGCTGGGCTTTGGAGAGATATTTGCTCTACTGTTTGACAACAGATACCTGTACATAATGGACTTGAGGACAGAAAAACTGATAAGCCGCTGGCCTTTACCAGAATATAGAAAGTCAAAGAGAGGTTCAAGCTTCTTGGCTGGTGAAATGTCTTGGTTAAATGGACTAAATGGCCAAAATGATACGGGCTTGGTTTTTGCCACCAGTATGCCAGACCATAGTATCCATTTGGTGTTATGGAAAGAACATGGCTGA
- the FBXW2 gene encoding F-box/WD repeat-containing protein 2 isoform X2, whose translation MEKKDFEAWLDNISIAFLSLTDLQKNETLDHLISLSGAVQLRHLSNNLEILLKRDFLKLLPLELSFYLLKWLDPQTLLTCCLVSKQWNKVISACTEVWQTACKNLGWQIDDSVQDPLHWKKVYLKAILRMKQLKDHEAFETSSLIGHSARVYALYYKDGLLCTGSDDLSAKLWDVSTGQCIYGIQTHTCAAVKFDEQKLVTGSFDNTVACWEWSSGAKTQHFRGHTGAVFSVDYNDELDILVSGSADFTVKVWALSTGTCLNTLTGHTEWVTKVVLQKCKVKSLMHSPGDYILLSADKYEIKIWPIGREINCKCLRTLSVSEDRSISLQPRLHFDGLSDLQTSQMCRCWALERYLLYCLTTDTCT comes from the exons ATGGAGAAAAAGGACTTTGAAGCATGGCTTGATAACATTTCTATTGCATTTCTTTCTCTGACGGACTTGCAGAAAAATGAAACTCTGGATCACCTGATTAGCTTGAGTGGAGCAGTCCAGCTCAGGCACCTCTCCAATAATCTAGAGATTCTACTCAAGAGGGATTTCCTCAAACTTCTTCCATTGGAACTTAGTTTTTATCTGTTAAAATGGCTTGATCCGCAGACCTTACTCACATGTTGCCTCGTCTCTAAGCAGTGGAACAAGGTTATAAGTGCCTGTACAGAGGTGTGGCAGACTGCGTGTAAGAATTTGGGTTGGCAGATAGATGACTCTGTTCAGGATCCTCTACATTGGAAGAAGGTTTACCTAAAAGCTATTTTAAGGATGAAGCAACTGAAGGACCACGAAGCCTTTGAGACATCCTCTTTAATTGGACACAGTGCCAGAGTATATGCACTTTACTATAAAGATGGACTTCTGTGTACAG GATCAGATGACTTGTCTGCAAAACTGTGGGATGTAAGCACAGGTCAGTGCATATATGGTATCCAGACACACACGTGTGCTGCAGTGAAGTTTGATGAACAGAAGCTTGTAACAGGATCTTTCGATAACACAGTAGCCTGTTGGGAATGGAGCTCTGGGGCAAAGACACAACATTTCAGAGGACATACTGGTGCAG TTTTTAGCGTGGATTACAATGATGAACTTGATATTCTGGTCAGTGGCTCTGCAGACTTCACTGTGAAAGTGTGGGCCTTATCAACAGGAACGTGCCTGAATACCCTTACTGGACACACAGAATGGGTCACTAAG GTCGTTTTGCAGAAATGCAAAGTAAAATCTCTTATGCATAGTCCTGGGGATTATATTCTCCTAAGTGCAGATAAGTATGAAATCAAG ATTTGGCCTATTGGAAGGGAAATAAACTGCAAATGCTTAAGAACATTGTCTGTTTCTGAAGACCGCAGCATCTCCCTACAGCCCAGGCTGCACTTTGATG GGTTATCAGACCTCCAGACTTCTCAAATGTGTCGTTGCTGGGCTTTGGAGAGATATTTGCTCTACTGTTTGACAACAGATACCTGTACATAA
- the LOC135283394 gene encoding uncharacterized protein LOC135283394 produces the protein MLCAGKKSYFAAAVCIMTVTSMLAVSYLKLQRLSHQPKVIQEGRRCRGKIAISTITALEGNKTFIISPYFDGRESKVTRVIGIVHHEDVKQLYCWFCCQGNGKIYVSKAKIDVHSDRFGFPYGATDIVCLEPKNCDPTHVSIHQSPYGNIDQLPRFEIKNREPETFSVDFTVCISAMFGNYNNVLQFIQSMEMYKILGVQKVVIYKNNCSHLMEKVLKFYIEEGTVEVIPWPINSHLRVSSNWRYMQDGTHIGYYGQITALNDCIYRNMEKSKFVVLNDADEIILPLNHPDWKTMMNSLQEQNPGTSVFLFENHIFPETVFSHMFNISSWNTLPGVNILQHVYREPDRKDVINPRKMIVDPRKVIQTSVHSVLRAYGNSVNVPMDVALIYHCRKGLQGNLPRESLIRDTTLWRYNSSLIMNVNKVLSQTMLQTQN, from the coding sequence ATGTTGTGTGCTGGGAAAAAATCTTActttgctgcagctgtgtgcATTATGACTGTAACTTCAATGCTTGCAGTTTCTTATCTGAAGTTACAGAGACTTTCTCATCAGCCAAAAGTAATTCAAGAAGGTAGAAGATGTAGAGGGAAAATTGCCATTAGCACAATAACAGCATTAGAAGGTAACAAAACTTTTATTATATCCCCATACTTTGATGGCAGAGAAAGCAAAGTCACTCGTGTGATTGGGATTGTTCACCATGAAGATGTAAAACAGCTGTACTGCTGGTTCTGCTGTCAGGGCAATGGAAAGATATATGTATCAAAAGCAAAAATTGATGTTCACTCAGACAGATTTGGATTCCCTTATGGTGCAACAGATATAGTTTGTTTGGAACCTAAAAATTGTGATCCAACACATGTATCAATTCATCAGTCTCCATATGGAAATATTGACCAGCTGCCGAGGTTTGAAATTAAGAATCGCGAGCCTGAGACCTTTTCTGTTGACTTCACCGTGTGCATTTCTGCCATGTTTGGAAACTACAACAATGTCTTGCAGTTTATACAGAGTATGGAAATGTATAAGATTCTTGGAGTACAGAAAGTGGTGATCTATAAGAACAACTGTAGCCATCTGATGGAGAAAGTCTTGAAGTTTTATATAGAAGAAGGAACTGTTGAGGTAATTCCCTGGCCAATAAACTCACACCTCAGGGTTTCTTCTAATTGGCGCTACATGCAAGACGGGACACACATTGGCTACTATGGACAAATCACGGCTCTAAATGACTGTATATACCGTAACATGGAAAAGAGCAAGTTTGTGGTCCTTAATGATGCTGATGAAATAATTCTTCCCCTTAACCACCCAGACTGGAAAACAATGATGAACAGTCTTCAGGAGCAAAACCCAGGGACTAGTGTTTTCCTCTTTGAGAACCATATCTTCCCAGAAACGGTATTTTCTCACATGTTCAACATTTCATCTTGGAATACTCTGCCAGGTGTTAACATATTACAGCATGTATACAGAGAGCCTGACAGGAAAGATGTAATCAATCCCAGGAAAATGATAGTTGATCCACGAAAGGTGATTCAGACTTCAGTCCATTCTGTCCTACGTGCTTATGGGAACAGTGTGAATGTTCCCATGGATGTTGCCCTCATTTATCACTGTCGGAAGGGCCTTCAAGGAAACCTTCCCAGAGAATCTCTCATCAGGGATACAACACTGTGGAGATATAACTCATCATTAATCATGAATGTTAACAAGGTTCTATCTCAAACCATGCTGCAAACTCAAAATTGA